The Oncorhynchus mykiss isolate Arlee chromosome 30, USDA_OmykA_1.1, whole genome shotgun sequence genome includes a window with the following:
- the LOC110521826 gene encoding myomegalin isoform X5 encodes MLDIKMKEACRICARELCGNQRRWIFHPASKLNLQVLLSHALGRELTRDGRGEFACSKCAFMLDRMYRFDTVIARVEALSLERLHKLLLEKDRLRQCIGGLYWKNNTEDQTQDQTGMGMGIGLGGTGAGGLGGTGAPPQGSRPQTAHHSLSSGGLSEGDSPVVDLSALQEARYSSLLQGDLANSVYESWADHEDQQSPAPDHQHHTQHHHPQCSGSETLSGHRSRRCRGCAALRVADSDYEAVCKVPRRLGRRSTSCEPSTRYSGSAMGGEETSTGSESTPVPSESSPLGPESDRTLCDGDTERITLSPGSSIESQDTAVDVAQPCTAHQVGEEEEQGEGGEKDPGKDQRRDPRLQGDDAPREGSVSGLTMELALSLVRIWEYRPLKSPQGSKLPILVKPKLETGLSGLPLSLRTPDYDLYSHPGMPEWVTPSSQQELQTELLEMEEQWLDDYVQCGPFCFQQRLLDEQQGQLRQYETAASQCVTELQKAQLQVHSLQAKIRESEAGNQKLQVRLGDMECELRLVREKAQRQERNVLNLTDTVNSKETEAAELYRVIEEQNNVLCSLKELANRTQLQTLQVSGAELVRGQGEVLALQGSLFQAQLELQEGQRAQRQATRREEDLTRALHRLEKDLQGVMDHRHSTERHNQDLHLVLEKARSELQRKEEQLKEKKGERRREEEEREKSIRELRTSLQTKEQLVQEYSELLDQQQEPREKRDTLLTKLKDRIKDRDRALERAVDEKFRCVEEKEGEMRRLQLLLREKERDLERQRCVLSNNEETITSLEVLVRGKGLELEQVCEAWRSVQRHHEDREERHSRSLRERDTLISQLQNTLHTRTSEAEDLTGALLDKVKAGPSEVVDELKARLSLKEKLFQELLSDRSRQAQEHHSQVQDLLNTIGTRDQYIQESAGRLGEVMSEQTVRLQELRRQLTSCSLAYGSQLGLRGPDFQGTSQDLWALQEELRLALRREREAQAELTALRTQGTARPADRQAEFEEFSSEDNDNVEVNSNYADSMEEEDPKLTARTLATMQNSGGPGKGKLSQEAVGDAQGLVEVKQLVQQKRVVGRELQELKAQLEKSGFSLTRMRKALFSLRMENTELKSHQTERRSETDPRDEQGFLEEGGNEEKLVVEEEDEQLCGVDLSGGWEDECLSQGKCCAPRSTLRDPGLGKRHCTRPVSLDLGDLLSHSTKEGEDITPNYTLVTRATVCMDDYVEEAGGGEAGDRKQSPTETVMVENAVRLRLESEELQERLMVSEATVEAQEEQLRDYRDLPMETSVQQDSKQVQVDLQDMGYETCGRSENEAEREETSSPEFDDLEMCTSLECGGSQWWSGVVHPGKAGPPTSTSKADDFTSLQRLVEDLRSQLSRSQTVIRSLQGRLCSLSTSSDPFGPSNGPSTPRKVNWAIQFQSSPSQSGLDEDEGWESSGGGLGPSPHHPIPDKDLQELVFRVGALEDQLRKGKGTQAGTPGLPAEGKASIWPGPGKFDTLIQAQARELSHLRQRMREGRGVCHILTQHLGDTTKGFEELLRANDIDYYMGQSFREQLAQSSALAQRVSTKISGREWRGDHPEMHDDKTGTELLAIRLSKELQQKDKVIESLQAKLNQRQPRSDTPCSSHALSDTTDQSDRISFVSDDQGSTNEDLELCSDIDAASEYGQEDRRASPRASTGFSVPSAKPFVGFQMSADPSSYLAQPLPFHPSPHSGPMKVGTSLLESSAMWDMAYGAQPIRIGAADLSSGSSGYQSGTSHTGSDLLKEQLREIRSLRQRLEDSIQTNDRLRQQLEEGLVNQARDKGAPTNICIQGLDSVSQLSSEIRALKEENLSLQDRLQQASRDSNKEAEQLREALLLGRARVKEAELETERWAEPGRKLQKQTQAQTLEITQLKQDRHNNQEAIKRLQHEVNVFEQQVCESHGLIHSLQYKLQMYHRVCGVPKNTHTGERSHSGESAPFDTRDLHVQLGQQLTSATCPPAAKRQLFHDPALSPTVRETELFSPASPLSPTLDPQETDSSLEGQDPDVSFTNRNGRYAVGHVDDFHALQQQMLEGHVLIGKMEAALQATANHALLELSLDKPADPGFANRLLTSTKTLRQILEEANSLLRMFWRAALPSCEGYPQSTKELSLKDEVHTLRQRLSQQEEALRDAMETLKSSNRTKDSMEHFIVSQLSTTKDVLKKARTNLEENKQRMSSTSPPLPPPLCPLPPVPGLVKVLLPGLPCLSVCLYQIPVIHPSFNHHLEVFMDPPVPEYPRPDLGPEWVQIQNSK; translated from the exons ATGTTGGACATTAAAATGAAGGAGGCGTGTCGGATCTGCGCCCGTGAGCTCTGCGGTAATCAGCGGCGATGGATCTTCCACCCAGCCTCCAAACTCAACCTGCAGGTGCTGCTGTCCCACGCCCTGGGCAGGGAGCTGACCCGTGATGGCCGTGGGGAGTTTGCCTGTTCCAAGTGTGCCTTCATGCTGGACCGCATGTACCGCTTCGACACAGTGATTGCCCGCGTGGAGGCTCTGTCCCTGGAGCGCCTGCACAAGCTGCTGCTGGAGAAGGACCGGCTGAGACAGTGTATAGGAGGCTTGTACTGGAAGAACAacacagaggaccagacccaAGATCAGACTGGGATGGGAATGGGGATAGGGCTAGGGGGTACTGGGGCTGGAGGGCTAGGGGGTACTGGGGCTCCACCACAGGGGAGTCGCCCTCAGACAGCCCACCACTCTCTGTCCAGTGGTGGGCTGTCTGAGGGTGACTCCCCTGTGGTGGACCTCTCAGCCCTGCAGGAGGCCAGGTACAGCTCCCTGCTTCAGGGCGACCTGGCCAATTCTGTGTACGAATCCTGGGCCGACCACGAGGACCAGCAGAGTCCGGCCCCGGATCACCAGCACCACACCCAGCATCATCACCCTCAATGCTCAGGATCAGAGACTCTGTCTGGGCATCGCTCCAGGCGGTGCAGAGGGTGTGCGGCTCTCCGTGTGGCCGACTCTGACTACGAGGCCGTGTGTAAGGTACCTCGGCGGTTAGGCAGGAGGAGCACGTCGTGTGAACCCTCCACCCGCTACTCAGGCAGTGCCATGGGGGGTGAGGAGACCTCCACAGGGTCAGAGTCCACGCCTGTCCCCTCAGAGTCCTCTCCCTTGGGGCCAGAGAGCGACAGGACCCTGTGCGATGGGGACACAGAGAGGATAACCCTCAGCCCGGGCTCATCGATAGAATCTCAGGACACAGCCGTGGACGTGGCTCAGCCCTGTACCGCTCACCAAGTTGGGGAAGAGgaagagcagggagagggaggagagaaggacccAGGGAAGGATCAGAGGCGAGACCCTCGTCTCCAGGGGGATGATGCCCCCAGGGAGGGGTCAGTCTCTGGGTTGACCATGGAGCTGGCTCTAAGTCTAGTGAGGATCTGGGAGTACAGACCTCTAAAGTCCCCTCAAGGCAGCAAGCTCCCTATCCTGGTCAAACCCAAACTGGAGACGGGCCTCTCTGGGCTCCCCCTGTCCCTCAGAACCCCAGACTATGACCTCTACTCCCACCCTGGTATGCCAGAGTGGGTGACCCCCAGCAGTCAGCAGGAGCTGCAGACAGAGCTGTTAGAGATGGAGGAGCAGTGGCTTGATGACTATGTGCAGTGTGGCCCCTTCTGCTTCCAGCAG AGGCTGCTAGATGAACAGCAAGGCCAGCTTCGTCAGTATGAGACTGCTGCAAGTCAGTGTGTTACTGAGCTCCAGAAGGCCCAGCTCCAGGTCCACTCTCTACAGGCCAAGATCAGAGAGAGCGAGGCCGGGAACCAG AAGCTGCAGGTGCGACTCGGGGACATGGAGTGCGAGCTGCGCCTGGTCAGAGAGAAGGCCCAGAGACAGGAACGAAACGTCCTCAACCTCACCGACACTGTCAACAGCAAGGAGACTGag GCAGCAGAGTTGTACCGGGTCATAGAGGAGCAGAATAACGTGCTGTGTTCTTTGAAAGAGCTGGCCAACAGAACCCAGCTCCAGACACTACAG GTGTCTGGGGCGGAGTTAGTGCGAGGGCAGGGGGAGGTGCTGGCCCTCCAGGGCTCTCTGTTCCAGGCCCAGCTGGAGCTGCAGGAAGGCCAGAGAGCCCAGCGTCAGGCCACCAGGAGGGAGGAGGACCTCACCAGAGCCCTGCACCGCCTGGAGAAAGACCTACAGGGAGTCATGGATCACAGACACAGTACTGAGAGACacaaccag GACTTGCATCTGGTGCTTGAGAAAGCTCGATCAGAGCTGCAGCGGAAAGAGGAACAGCTgaaagagaagaagggagagagacggagagaggaggaggagagggagaagagcatCCGAGAGCTGAGGACCTCACTACAGACCAAAGAGCAGCTGGTGCAg GAGTACTCCGAGTTGTTGGACCAACAGCAGGAGCCCAGGGAGAAGAGGGACACTCTCCTCACCAAACTGAAAGATCGCatcaaggacagagacagagcactGGAG CGAGCGGTGGATGAGAAGTTCcgatgtgtggaggagaaggagggagagatgcgTCGGCTACAGCTTCttctcagagagaaagagagagacctggagagaCAACGCTGTGTACTGTCCAACAACGAAGAGACCATCACG agcCTGGAAGTGCTGGTGCGTGGGAAGGGTTTGGAGCTGGAGCAGGTGTGTGAGGCATGGAGGAGTGTACAGCGCCACCatgaggacagggaggagagacacagccgcagcctgagagagagagacacgctcATCAGCCAGCTACAGAACACCCTGCACACACGTACCAGTGAGGCTGAG GACCTGACTGGAGCCCTGCTAGATAAGGTGAAGGCAGGTCCCAGTGAGGTGGTGGATGAGCTGAAGGCTCGCCTCTCTCTGAAGGAGAAACTGTTCCAGGAACTGCTGTCCGACCGCAGCCGCCAGGCCCAGGAGCACCACTCACAGGTCCAGGACCTGCTCAACACCATCGGTACTAGAGACCAGTACATCCAG GAATCGGCAGGTCGTCTGGGTGAGGTGATGAGTGAGCAGACTGTACGTCTCCAGGAGCTCCGCAGACAGCTAACCTCTTGCTCCCTGGCCTACGGGTCCCAGCTAGGCCTCCGGGGTCCGGACTTCCAGGGGACCAGCCAGGACCTCTGGGCCTTGCAGGAGGAACTGCGTCTGGCTCtgcggagggagagggaggcccAGGCTGAGCTCACAGCCCTCAGGACCCAGGGCACTGCCAGGCCagctgacaggcaggcagagttTGAGG AATTCAGCTCAGAGGACAACGATAATGTTGAGGTCAACAGTAACTATGCAGacagcatggaggaagaggaccCCAAACTGACAGCTCGAACCCTAGCCACCATGCAG AACTCTGGAGGACCTGGGAAGGGGAAGCTGTCCCAAGAGGCAGTGGGAGACGCCCAGGGGCTGGTGGAGGTGAAGCAGCTGGTGCAACAGAAGAGGGTAGTGGGGAGAGAGCTGCAGGAGCTCAAGGCTCAGCTGGAGAAGTCTGGCTTCTCCCTGACCAGGATGAG gaaAGCCCTCTTCAGCCTACGCATGGAGAACACGGAGTTGAAGTCtcaccagacagagagacggtCAGAGACGGACCCCAGGGATGAGCAGGGATTCCTGGAAGAAGGGGGGAATGAAGAAAAGCTggttgtggaggaggaggacgagcaGCTGTGTGGGGTGGATCTATCTGGTGGCTGGGAGGATGAGTGTCTGTCCCAGGGGAAGTGCTGTGCCCCCAGGTCCACCTTGAGAGACCCTGGCCTGGGGAAGAGACACTGCACTAGGCCTGTCTCTTTGGACCTAGGAGACCTGCTGTCCCACTCCACAAAGGAAGGGGAAGACATCACACCAAATTATACTCTAGTAACGCgtgctactgtatgtatg GATGATTATgtggaggaggcaggaggaggagaagctggAGACAGGAAGCAGAGCCCCACAGAAACAGTGATGGTTGAGAATGCTGTGCGGCTCCGGCTGGAGAGCGAGGAGCTGCAGGAGAGACTCATGGTTTCTGAGGCCACCGTGGAGGCTCAGGAGGAGCAGCTCAGAGACTACAGAGATCTACCGA tggAGACGTCTGTGCAGCAGGACAGTAAGCAGGTCCAGGTGGATCTACAGGACATGGGCTATGAGACGTGTGGTCGCAGTGAGAACGAGGCTGAGAGGGAAGAGACCAGCAGCCCAG AGTTTGATGATCTGGAGATGTGCACTTCTCTGGAATGCGGCGGCTCCCAGTGGTGGTCAGGTGTTGTGCATCCTGGGAAGGCCGGTCCTCCAACATCAACCTCCAAGGCTGATGACTTCACATCTCTCCAGCGATTGGTTGAGGACCTGCGCTCGCAACTCTCCCGCTCCCAGACGGTGATCCGGAGCCTCCAGGGCCGCCTGtgctccctctccacctccagtgACCCCTTCGGCCCCTCCAACGGCCCATCCACCCCCCGCAAGGTCAATTGGGCCATCCAGTTCCAGTCCTCGCCCTCCCAGAGCGGCCTGGATGAGGACGAGGGCTGGGAGTCGTCTGGTGGGGGTCTAGGGCCCTCCCCACATCACCCCATACCCGACAAGGATCTCCAGGAGCTGGTGTTTCGCGTGGGAGCCCTGGAGGACCAGCTGAGGAAGGGCAAAGGGACCCAAGCAGGAACTCCAGGGCTCCCTGCAGAGGGAAAGGCTTCCATCTGGCCTGGGCCTGG GAAGTTTGATACCCTAATTCAGGCGCAGGCCCGTGAGCTGTCGCACCTGCGCCAGAGGATGCGAGAGGGGCGTGGCGTGTGCCACATCCTGACCCAGCACCTGGGCGACACCACCAAGGGCTTTGAGGAGCTGCTGCGTGCCAATGACATTGACTACTACATGGGCCAGAGTTTCAGAGAGCAGCTGGCGCAGAGCAGCGCCCTGGCACAGCGAGTCAGCACCAAGATCAGCGGACGTGAGTGGAGAG GGGATCATCCAGAGATGCATGATGACAAGACTGGCACAGAGCTGCTCGCCATACG gcTGAGTAAGGAGCTCCAACAAAAGGATAAGGTCATTGAGTCTCTCCAAGCCAAACTCAACCAGCGCCAGCCGCGCTCTGACACACCCTGCAGTAGCCATGCCCTCTCTGACACCACTGACCAATCAGACCGCATCTCATTTGTGTCTGATGATCAGGGCTCCACCAATGAGGACCTGGAGCTGTGCTCAGACATAGACGCAGCCAGCGAGTATGGCCAGGAAGACAGACGTGCCTCCCCTAGAGCCAGTACAG GTTTTTCAGTTCCTTCAGCCAAGCCGTTTGTTGGCTTCCAGATGTCGGCAGATCCCTCCAGTTACCTGGCCCAGCCTCTGCCCTTCCACCCGTCTCCTCACAGTGGCCCCATGAAGGTGGGCACCAGCCTCCTGGAGAGCAGTGCAATGTGGGATATGGCTTACGGTGCTCAGCCAATTAGAATTGGCGCTGCTGATTTGTCATCAGGGTCGTCAGGATACCAGTCTGGCACCAGccatacag GTTCTGACCTATTGAAGGAGCAGCTGAGGGAGATCAGGAGTCTACGTCAACGCCTGGAGGATTCCATCCAGACCAATGACCGCCTCCGACAGCAGCTGGAGGAGGGACTGGTCAACCAAGCCAGAGACAAAG gTGCCCCCACCAACATCTGCATCCAGGGCTTGGACTCTGTCAGCCAGCTTTCCAGTGAGATCAGAGCTCTGAAAGAGGAGAACCTCAGCCTGCAGGACCGACTCCAACAAGCCAGCAGAG ACAGCAATAAGGAGGCGGAACAGCTGCGGGAGGCGTTGCTGTTGGGGCGTGCCCGTGTGAAGGAGGCAGAGTTAGAGACCGAGCGGTGGGCGGAGCCGGGCAGGAAACTGCAGAAGCAGACACAGGCTCAGACCCTGGAGATCACCCAGCTGAAACAGGACAGGCATAACAACCAGGAGGCCATCAAAag GTTGCAGCACGAGGTGAATGTCTTTGAGCAGCAGGTGTGTGAGAGCCATGGCCTTATCCACTCTCTACAGTATAAGCTCCAGATGTACCACAGAGTGTGTGGCGTCCCAAAGAATACACATACAGGTGAACGGTCACACTCAGGGGAGTCTGCACCCTTTGACACCAGGGACCTGCATGTTCAGCTGGGGCAGCAGTTGACCTCTGCGACATGCCCTCCTGCAGCGAAGAGACAGCTCTTCCACG accctgctctctctcccactgtccgAGAGACTGAACTCTTCAGCCctgcttcccctctctcccccacactgGATCCCCAGGAGACTGACTCTTCTCTGGAGGGCCAAGACCCAGACGTCTCTTTTACAAACCGTAATGGCCGCTACGCTGTAGGGCACGTTGATGACTTCCATGCCCTACAGCAGCAGATGCTGGAGGGACACGTCCTCATCGGCAAGATGGAGGCTGCCCTCCAGGCCACTGCCAACCATGCTCTCCTGGAGCTCAGCCTGGATAAG cCTGCGGATCCTGGCTTCGCGAATAGACTGCTGACCAGCACTAAGACCCTGCGGCAGATCCTTGAGGAAGCCAACTCCTTGCTCAGAATGTTCTGGAGGGCAGCCCTGCCCAGTTGTGAGGGGTACCCTCAGAGCACCAAG GAGCTGTCTCTAAAGGATGAGGTCCACACGCTCCGTCAGCGGCTCTCACAGCAGGAGGAGGCTCTAAGGGACGCCATGGAGACCCTGAAGAGCTCCAACCGCACCAAAGACAGCATGGAACACTTCATCGTCAGCCAAC TGTCGACAACAAAGGATGTCTTGAAGAAGGCACGGACAAATTTAGAG GAGAACAAGCAGAGAATGTCCTCCACTtctcccccccttcctcctcctctttgtcctcttcctcctgtccCTGGGTTGGTAAAGGTACTGCTTCCTGGCTTGCCGTGCCTGTCAGTGTGCCTGTATCAGATTCCTGTAATCCACCCTTCCTTTAACCACCATCTAGAGGTCTTCATGGATCCACCTGTACCCGAATACCCGAGACCTGATCTGGGACCCGAGTGGGTCCAGATCCAGAATTCTAAATAA